From a single Collibacillus ludicampi genomic region:
- a CDS encoding CoA-acylating methylmalonate-semialdehyde dehydrogenase — protein MAGTAVEKKILKNFINGKWIEANSSRYEEVMNPATGEVIAKVPLSNREDLDQAVDAAQQAFCTWKKTPVPRRARILFRYQQLLVDHWEELARLVTIENGKSYEEAYGEVQRGIECVEFAAGAPTLMMGQQLPDIATGIESGMYRYPLGVVGGITPFNFPMMVPCWMFPLAIACGNTFILKPSERTPILANRLAELITEAGLPDGVLNIVHGAHDVVNGLLEHEGVKAISFVGSQPVAEYVYKTAASNGKRVQALSGAKNHTIVMPDADLDSAVANIISAAFGSAGERCMACSVVVAVGDIADELVERLVKAADDIKIGNGLDEGVFLGPVIRESNKERTLKYIEIGENEGALLLRDGRKDAATSAEGYFVGPTIFDQVKPGMKIWADEIFAPVLSIVRAKDLEEAIEIANRSEFANGACLFTNSAKAIRQFREEIDAGMLGINLGVPAPMAFFPFSGYKKSFYGDLHANGRDGVEFYTRKKMVTARY, from the coding sequence ATGGCAGGAACAGCTGTTGAGAAAAAAATATTAAAAAATTTCATCAACGGAAAATGGATAGAAGCGAATTCATCCCGATACGAAGAAGTCATGAATCCGGCAACAGGCGAAGTCATCGCAAAGGTTCCCCTATCGAATCGCGAAGATTTAGATCAGGCGGTTGACGCTGCACAACAGGCGTTTTGTACGTGGAAAAAAACCCCGGTTCCCAGGCGTGCACGGATTCTTTTCCGCTATCAACAACTGTTAGTGGATCATTGGGAGGAACTGGCTCGCCTCGTGACGATCGAAAACGGAAAGAGCTACGAAGAAGCGTACGGTGAAGTGCAACGTGGGATCGAATGTGTAGAATTCGCTGCGGGTGCACCCACATTGATGATGGGCCAACAACTTCCGGATATCGCGACGGGAATCGAGTCAGGGATGTACCGGTATCCTCTCGGTGTAGTAGGAGGAATCACACCGTTTAACTTTCCAATGATGGTTCCCTGCTGGATGTTTCCGCTGGCGATCGCTTGCGGAAATACATTTATCCTCAAACCATCTGAACGCACGCCGATTCTTGCGAACCGTCTGGCGGAATTGATCACGGAAGCGGGCCTCCCGGACGGGGTGTTGAATATCGTGCATGGTGCACATGACGTGGTCAATGGCCTTCTCGAACATGAAGGAGTGAAAGCGATTTCGTTTGTCGGATCACAACCGGTGGCCGAATATGTTTACAAAACGGCTGCTTCAAATGGCAAAAGAGTACAAGCGCTATCCGGCGCCAAAAATCATACCATCGTGATGCCGGATGCCGATTTGGATAGTGCAGTTGCCAATATCATCAGTGCGGCTTTCGGATCGGCGGGTGAACGTTGCATGGCTTGTTCGGTGGTGGTGGCTGTAGGGGATATCGCGGATGAATTGGTGGAACGGCTTGTCAAAGCGGCCGATGATATCAAGATTGGAAATGGTTTGGATGAAGGGGTGTTCCTGGGTCCAGTCATCCGTGAATCCAATAAAGAACGCACTTTGAAATATATAGAGATCGGTGAAAACGAAGGTGCACTTCTCTTACGAGACGGAAGAAAGGACGCGGCTACAAGTGCAGAAGGTTATTTCGTCGGTCCAACCATTTTTGATCAGGTGAAACCCGGAATGAAAATCTGGGCGGATGAAATTTTTGCACCGGTTTTATCGATTGTACGCGCTAAGGATTTAGAGGAAGCGATTGAGATTGCAAACCGTTCCGAGTTTGCGAACGGTGCATGCCTTTTCACCAATAGTGCGAAAGCGATCCGTCAATTCCGTGAAGAGATTGATGCGGGTATGCTCGGAATCAATCTAGGGGTTCCCGCGCCGATGGCGTTTTTCCCATTTTCGGGTTATAAGAAATCTTTTTACGGGGATTTGCACGCCAACGGTCGTGACGGAGTCGAGTTTTATACACGTAAGAAGATGGTAACCGCACGTTACTAA
- a CDS encoding aspartate aminotransferase family protein translates to MALLESTRNDVIEKDRRYVWHHISPYNDQVPPMVATEAKGSWVTDIDGNRYLDAMSGLWCVNVGYGREELAAAAYEQLKILPYFPLTQSHLPAIQLAEKLNEWLKGEYVIFFSNSGSDANEVAFKIARQYHQQKGQHSRYKFISRYRAYHGNSMGALAATGQAQRKYKYEPLGTGFLHVCPPDSYRRPDGVTVEEFNLQCAQAIENAIIWEGKETIAGVIMEPAITGGGVIVPHPVYMEKVQEICQKYGVLLIIDEVICGFGRTGKEFGHMHFGVKPDIVTMAKGLTSAYLPLSATAVRKEIYEAFKNSAEYSHFRHVNTFGGNPAACALAIKNLEIMEREGLIERARILGERLREEMMELLEHPLVGDIRSLGFLMGIELVESKKTKEPVSLETIGKIISACKKKGLIIGKNGDTVAGFNNVLTLSPPLSSTDEDLDFIVNTLKTVMRQF, encoded by the coding sequence ATGGCTCTTTTAGAAAGTACGAGGAATGATGTGATTGAGAAAGATCGCAGGTATGTATGGCATCATATCTCCCCATACAATGATCAGGTGCCTCCCATGGTCGCTACGGAGGCCAAGGGATCTTGGGTCACAGATATTGACGGAAATCGATACCTTGATGCGATGTCAGGGTTATGGTGTGTAAATGTGGGATACGGCAGGGAAGAGCTTGCCGCGGCTGCCTACGAACAACTAAAAATTCTCCCCTACTTTCCGTTGACACAAAGCCATCTCCCCGCCATTCAATTAGCAGAGAAATTGAATGAGTGGCTCAAAGGCGAGTATGTGATCTTCTTCTCCAATAGCGGCTCTGACGCGAATGAGGTGGCTTTTAAAATCGCCAGACAGTATCACCAACAGAAAGGGCAGCACAGCCGTTACAAATTTATCTCCCGGTATCGCGCGTATCACGGGAATTCCATGGGAGCATTAGCGGCAACAGGGCAAGCTCAAAGAAAATACAAATATGAACCGTTGGGTACAGGATTTTTACATGTATGTCCACCCGACAGCTATCGTCGTCCTGATGGTGTGACAGTAGAGGAATTCAATCTCCAATGTGCACAGGCGATCGAGAATGCCATCATATGGGAAGGAAAGGAAACCATCGCAGGTGTTATTATGGAACCCGCGATCACAGGTGGTGGAGTGATCGTCCCGCATCCCGTCTATATGGAAAAAGTACAGGAAATCTGTCAGAAATACGGGGTTCTGCTGATCATCGATGAAGTGATCTGTGGGTTCGGCCGCACGGGGAAGGAATTCGGTCACATGCACTTCGGAGTGAAACCGGATATTGTGACGATGGCCAAGGGATTGACAAGTGCCTACCTTCCTCTTTCAGCGACAGCCGTTCGCAAAGAGATTTATGAAGCATTCAAAAACTCTGCCGAATACAGTCACTTCCGTCATGTGAATACGTTTGGCGGAAATCCTGCCGCATGCGCCCTGGCCATAAAGAATCTGGAGATCATGGAAAGAGAAGGTCTCATAGAACGCGCGAGGATTCTCGGAGAGCGTCTGAGAGAAGAAATGATGGAACTCTTGGAACATCCCCTTGTTGGCGATATTCGCAGTCTTGGTTTTCTCATGGGAATTGAGTTAGTGGAAAGCAAAAAAACGAAAGAGCCCGTTTCATTGGAGACCATAGGAAAGATCATTTCTGCCTGCAAGAAAAAAGGTTTGATTATTGGGAAAAATGGGGATACGGTTGCCGGATTTAATAACGTTTTAACATTATCACCGCCATTATCCTCCACCGATGAGGATTTGGATTTTATCGTGAATACATTGAAAACCGTCATGCGGCAGTTTTGA
- a CDS encoding precorrin-8X methylmutase — MDFHTAFRPETVQPQEIESRSFEIITEELGEHSFTPEQFAIVQRVIHASADFELGRSLRFHKDAIVSGIKAIREGKGVVADVQMVQVGISKPRIQKYGGDVHVFISDPDVIEEAKRLNTTRAIVSMRKAAAVADGAIYAIGNAPTALLELIRLVKEGIARPSLIIGVPVGFVSAAESKEELLKLDVPFITNIGRKGGSPVAVAAVNALSLLAEKMG, encoded by the coding sequence ATGGATTTCCATACCGCATTTCGGCCAGAAACCGTGCAACCGCAAGAGATCGAGTCCCGTTCGTTCGAGATCATCACCGAGGAATTGGGGGAACACTCCTTTACACCCGAACAGTTTGCGATCGTACAACGCGTGATCCATGCTTCAGCAGACTTTGAACTCGGAAGAAGCCTTCGGTTTCACAAAGATGCGATCGTCAGCGGCATCAAAGCCATCCGTGAAGGAAAGGGAGTCGTCGCGGATGTGCAGATGGTGCAAGTAGGGATTTCAAAACCGCGGATTCAAAAATATGGCGGGGATGTACACGTGTTTATCTCCGATCCGGATGTCATTGAAGAAGCCAAACGGTTGAATACCACCAGAGCAATCGTTTCGATGCGCAAAGCGGCTGCAGTCGCGGACGGAGCGATCTACGCGATCGGCAATGCTCCCACAGCATTGTTGGAGTTGATTCGTCTTGTCAAAGAAGGAATCGCTCGCCCGAGCCTCATCATCGGCGTTCCCGTCGGTTTTGTTTCGGCGGCAGAATCAAAGGAAGAATTATTGAAACTTGATGTGCCGTTCATTACGAACATCGGGCGCAAAGGAGGAAGCCCTGTCGCGGTTGCTGCTGTGAACGCTCTTTCGCTCCTCGCGGAAAAAATGGGGTGA
- a CDS encoding cobalt-precorrin-5B (C(1))-methyltransferase — translation MEEKPLRHGYTTGATATAATRAALVGLIEGKIPHEVTIQIPTGDLVRFEVVDGSVEPHSASAVCIKDGGDDPDATHGARIVSTVSFQREGITLDGGIGVGRVTKPGLPVPIGEAAINPVPRKMIREVAQETLQEYGVSRGVHIIISVPDGEEIAKKTLNPRLGIIGGISILGTRGIVVPFSTAAYKASIVQAMNVARLAGHKQIVLTTGGRSEKYAMRMFPEFAEEVFVEMGDFVGFSLKEAKRQQFEKVFLVGMMGKFSKVAQGVMMVHAKSAPVDFHFLAEVAREAGADERLLEEIRGANTASQVGDMMREQGLMGFFDRLAYYCCKKGLEHVNGGLAIETRLTTLQGEFLGMATIERGSL, via the coding sequence ATGGAGGAGAAGCCTTTACGTCATGGTTATACCACGGGTGCAACTGCCACGGCGGCCACGCGGGCAGCCTTGGTCGGATTGATCGAAGGGAAGATTCCGCACGAAGTAACGATCCAAATTCCTACTGGAGATCTAGTGCGTTTTGAAGTGGTGGACGGCTCAGTAGAGCCTCATTCTGCTTCGGCCGTTTGTATCAAGGATGGCGGAGATGATCCGGATGCCACCCACGGTGCGCGTATCGTATCGACCGTTTCCTTTCAGCGAGAAGGAATTACACTTGACGGCGGAATCGGAGTAGGACGTGTCACCAAACCGGGTCTTCCTGTGCCTATTGGTGAGGCTGCGATCAATCCTGTACCGAGAAAGATGATTCGCGAAGTCGCCCAGGAAACACTGCAGGAGTATGGCGTCTCTCGGGGAGTCCATATCATCATCTCCGTCCCCGATGGGGAAGAGATTGCCAAAAAAACGTTAAACCCGCGATTAGGCATTATTGGCGGGATTTCCATTCTGGGGACACGCGGAATCGTCGTTCCTTTTTCCACTGCGGCTTACAAGGCATCGATCGTGCAAGCGATGAATGTAGCGCGCCTCGCTGGGCATAAGCAGATTGTCTTGACCACCGGGGGACGCAGTGAGAAATACGCGATGCGTATGTTTCCGGAGTTCGCGGAAGAGGTTTTTGTCGAAATGGGGGATTTCGTCGGTTTTTCACTGAAAGAGGCAAAGCGTCAACAGTTTGAAAAGGTATTTCTCGTCGGCATGATGGGCAAGTTTTCGAAAGTGGCGCAAGGCGTGATGATGGTACATGCCAAGAGCGCACCGGTCGATTTTCACTTCCTCGCCGAAGTCGCTCGGGAAGCGGGGGCGGATGAAAGGCTGCTTGAGGAAATCCGCGGGGCAAACACCGCATCGCAAGTGGGCGATATGATGCGGGAACAGGGATTGATGGGATTTTTCGACCGTCTGGCTTACTATTGCTGTAAAAAAGGACTCGAGCATGTGAACGGCGGTCTTGCGATCGAAACACGTTTGACAACATTGCAGGGTGAGTTCCTGGGGATGGCTACGATAGAGAGGGGATCCTTATGA